One genomic region from Doryrhamphus excisus isolate RoL2022-K1 chromosome 14, RoL_Dexc_1.0, whole genome shotgun sequence encodes:
- the LOC131101502 gene encoding focal adhesion kinase 1-like isoform X8, which produces MATPYMDPNLNHSLLGGAPRLSAGGSDRTVAGSVDRVLKVFHHFETNTELSSWSSNIRYGDATDVRGIIQKILDIHKVRWTSCFGLRLSSSGQTRDHQVHWLHPDLGVSHVRETYEQTHPGEEWRYELRIRYLPKGFIQQFTEDKPTLNYFYHQVKNDYMTQIGDQLEQDVALKLGCLEIRRFFKEMRGNALDKKSNYELLEKDVGLRRFFPKDLLDSVKAKTLRKLIQQTFKQVANLNDEQCILKFLEILAPIYRYDKECFKCALGSSWVIQVELAIGPEEGISYLTDKGSAPTHLANFTQVQSIQYSAMEEKDRKGMLQVNVAGAAEPLTVTTASLTMAENLADLIDGYCRLVSMETHSFIIRVQKEGERALPSIPKVSNNEKKLEAVKSGVRTISISEVLSGDETDDYAEIVDEEDTYTMPSMTYGIVEARDYEIQRDRIELGRCIGEGQFGDVHQGVYNIPDKPSLAVAIKTCKNCTSDSVREKFLQEALTMRQFDHPHIVKLIGVITENPVWIIMELCTLGELRSFLQVRKYSLDLATLILFAYQLSTALAYLESKRFVHRDIAARNVLVSSVDCVMLGDFGLSRYMEDSSYYKASKGKLPIKWMAPESINFRRFTSASDVWMFGVCMWEILMYGIKPFQGVKNNDVIGRIENGERLAMPPQCPPTLYSLMTKCWSYDPSKRPRFTELKTQLSAILEEERLQQEERLRMEMRRQVTVSWDSGGSDEAPPKPSRPGYPSPRSSEGFFSSPQHNHLQPTAHGGFPAGDSWNQHRPEHPVLWSPNMEDTGCVGQALMEERLMMQQQQMEDDQRWLEQEESFMKAESRNSRGSIDREDGSLQAPGGSQHIYQPVGKADHVAPPKKPPRPGAGNLANLASLCPVDSYNEGVKLQPQEISPPPTANLDRSNDKVYENVTALVKSVIEMSNRIQPAAPEEYVPMVKEVGLALRTLLATVDETIPVLPASTHREVREIEMAQKLLNSDLAELIAKMKLAQQYVMTSLQKDYKKQMLMAAHALAVDAKNLLDVIDQSRLKTITRPH; this is translated from the exons ATGGCCACGCCTTACATGGACCCCAACCTTAACCACTCGCTCCTGGGTGGCGCCCCAAGGCTCAGTGCAGGGGGGTCGGACCGGACAGTGGCCGGCTCCGTGGACAGGGTCCTGAAAGTCTTCCATCACTTTGAGACCAACACGGAGCTCAGCAGCTGGTCCTCTAACATTCGATACGGGGATGCCACTGATGTCAGG GGGATCATCCAGAAGATCCTGGACATCCACAAAGTGCGCTGGACGTCCTGCTTCGGCCTGCGTCTCAGCAGCAGTGGCCAAACCAGAGACCACCAAGTCCACTGGCTTCACCCGGACCTGGGCGTGTCTCACGTCCGCGAAACATATGAACAGACACATCCCGGTGAGGAGTGGAG GTACGAGCTGAGGATCCGGTATCTGCCAAAAGGCTTCATACAGCAGTTTACAGAAGACAAACCTACACTCAATTACTTCTACCACCAg GTGAAAAATGACTACATGACACAGATCGGGGATCAGTTGGAACAGGATGTCGCCCTCAAACTGGGCTGTCTAGAGATCAG GAGGTTCTTCAAAGAGATGCGAGGCAACGCCCTGGACAAAAAGTCTAACTATGAACTACTGGA GAAGGATGTTGGTTTGAGGCGTTTCTTCCCCAAAGACCTGCTGGATTCAGTCAAG GCTAAGACTCTTCGTAAGCTCATCCAGCAGACTTTCAAGCAAGTGGCCAACCTCAACGACGAGCAGTGCATCCTGAAATTTCTGGAGATCCTCGCTCCCATCTACCGCTACGACAAGGAATGCTTCAAATGTGCGCTGGGG TCCAGCTGGGTGATCCAGGTGGAGCTGGCCATCGGGCCAGAGGAGGGGATCAGCTACTTGACGGACAAAGGATCAGCA CCCACCCATCTGGCCAACTTCACCCAAGTTCAGTCCATCCAGTACTCGGCCATGGAGGAAAAGGACAGGAAGGGAATGCTGCAAGTCAACGTGGCGGGGGCTGCTGAG CCTCTCACCGTCACGACAGCCTCTCTGACCATGGCCGAGAACCTGGCCGACCTGATTGATGGTTACTGTCGACTGGTTTCCATGGAAACGCACTCTTTCATCATCAGAGTGCAGAAAG AGGGCGAGAGAGCGCTGCCTTCCATTCCAAA AGTGTCTAACAATGAGAAGAAGTTGGAGGCGGTGAAGAGCGGAGTGAGAACTATTTCCATCTCAG AAGTTCTTAGCGGGGATG AAACTGATGACTACGCCGAGATAGTTGACGAAGAGGACACTTACACCATGCCCTCCA TGACCTATGGAATAGTGGAAG CGCGGGACTACGAGATCCAGAGGGACAGGATCGAGTTGGGTCGCTGCATAGGAGAGGGTCAGTTTGGAGATGTCCACCAAGGAGTCTACAACATCCCG GACAAGCCGTCCCTCGCCGTCGCCATCAAGACGTGTAAGAACTGCACTTCAGACAGCGTCAGAGAAAAGTTCCTGCAAGAAGCAC TGACCATGCGCCAGTTTGACCACCCTCACATCGTCAAACTGATCGGTGTGATAACGGAGAACCCGGTGTGGATCATCATGGAGTTGTGCACACTCGGAGAG CTGCGCTCCTTCCTTCAGGTGAGGAAGTACAGTCTGGACTTGGCCACTCTCATCCTGTTTGCCTACCAGCTCAGCACCGCCCTGGCTTATCTGGAGAGCAAGCGCTTTGTGCACAG GGACATAGCCGCACGCAACGTGCTGGTGTCATCGGTGGACTGCGTGATGCTGGGGGACTTCGGTCTGTCGCGCTACATGGAGGACAGCTCTTACTACAAAG CCTCCAAAGGGAAGCTTCCCATAAAGTGGATGGCGCCCGAGTCCATCAACTTCAGAAGATTCACCTCCGCCAGCGACGTCTGGATGTTTG GCGTGTGTATGTGGGAGATCCTGATGTACGGCATAAAGCCCTTCCAAGGGGTGAAGAACAACGACGTCATCGGCAGGATCGAGAACGGAGAGCGGCTGGCCATGCCCCCACAGTGCCCGCCCACCCTTTACAGCCTCATGACCAAATGTTGGTCATACGACCCCAGCAAGCGGCCGCGCTTCACCGAACTCAAAACGCAACTCAG CGCCATCCTGGAGGAAGAGAGGCTTCAGCAGGAGGAGAGGCTGAGGATGGAGATGAGAAGACAAGTCACAGTGTCTTGGGACTCTGGTGGTTCAGATGAGGCTCCGCCCAAA CCCAGTCGACCCGGTTACCCCAGCCCCCGCTCCAGTGAGGGCTTCTTCTCCAGTCCGCAGCACAACCACTtgcag CCCACGGCCCACGGCGGCTTCCCTGCCGGCGATTCCTGGAACCAGCACAGACCAGAACATCCGGTGCTGTGGAGCCCCAACATGGAG GACACAGGATGCGTGGGCCAAGCCCTCATGGAGGAGAGGCTGatgatgcagcagcagcagatggaGGACGACCAGCGATGGTTGGAGCAGGAGGAAAGCTTCATG AAGGCCGAGTCCAGGAACAGTCGAGGAAGCATCGACAGAGAGGACGGCAGCCTCCAAGCGCCG GGTGGCAGTCAGCACATCTACCAGCCCGTGGGAAAAGCAG ACCATGTGGCCCCGCCTAAGAAGCCGCCCCGCCCCGGAGCGGGCAACCTGGCCAACCTGGCCAGCCTCTGCCCCGTGGACAGCTACAACGAAGGCGTGAAG TTGCAGCCCCAGGAGATCAGCCCGCCCCCCACCGCCAACCTGGACCGCTCCAACGACAAAGTCTACGAGAACGTGACAGCCCTGGTCAAGTCCGTCATCGAGATGTCCAACAGGATCCAGCCCGCAGCCCCCGAGGAGTACGTCCCCATGGTCAAG GAGGTAGGGCTAGCGCTGCGGACTCTGCTGGCCACGGTGGACGAGACCATTCCTGTGCTGCCTGCGAGCACCCACAGAGAGGTCAGAGAG ATCGAGATGGCCCAGAAGCTGCTGAACTCCGACCTGGCGGAGCTGATTGCCAAGATGAAGCTAGCTCAGCAGTACGTCATGACGAG CTTGCAGAAGGACTACAAGAAGCAGATGCTGATGGCGGCCCACGCTCTCGCCGTCGACGCCAAGAACCTACTGGACGTCATCGACCAGTCGCGGCTCAAGACCATCACCAGGCCACATTAG